The region ACTCGGTGTCGCGCTGCAGAAGCTGGTCGAGGAAGACCCTACGCTGCGCGTCACGACGGACGCCGAGACGGGACAGACCATTCTCTCGGGGATGGGCGAGCTGCACCTGGACATCATCTTGGACCGTCTGAAGCGCGAGTTCAACGTTGAGCCCAATAAGGGCAAGCCTCAGGTGGCTTACAAGGAGACCGTACGCGCAGCAGCCAAGGCGGAGGGCAGATACATCCGGCAGACGGGAGGGTCCGGCCAGTTCGGGGTGTGCGTGCTCGAGGTCGGTCCGCTTGCCGAGGGCCAGGGCTTTAAGTTCGAGAACGCCACGGTGGGCGGGGTCATACCCAGGGAGTACATTCCGGCCATCGAAAAGGGCGTGCGCGAGGCGATGGAGGCCGGGGTGCTGGGCGGGTATCCCGTCGTGGACGTTCACGTAAAGCTGTTGGACGGGCAGTTCCACGAGGTGGACTCGAACGAAAACGCTTTCAAAATGGCGGGTATACTGGCTTTCCGCGAGGCCGCGAGCAGGGCTCGGCCCTGTCTCAAAGAGCCGATCATGTCGGTTGAGGTCACGACCCCGGAGGAGAATCTAGGGGACGTCATGGGTGATATCAACCGGCGGCGCGGGCGCATTGAATCGACAGAACCGGCCGCCGGCGGAGTGCACGTAATCAGGTCGCAGATCCCGCTGGCGGAAATGTTCGGGTACGTTACCGAACTCCGTTCTCTTACGCAGGGACGCGCGTCTCCTAACGTGACTCCGTCCCACTACGAAGAAGTGCCGCAGAATCTTGCGGAGGAAATCGTCAGTCGCGCACAAGGCCGACAACTCGTGCAACGCTAGGCATGGAGGCCGCTGTGGACGACCGACAGGAAACAGAAAACTCGTGAATGGAGTGACATATGGCCAGAGCCAAGTTTGAGCGGACGAAGCCGCACTTGAATATCGGAACCATCGGCCACGTGGACCACGGGAAGACCACGCTGACCGCAGCGATCACGCGCGTGCTCAGCGAACTCAAGAGCCTGGCCAAGTACCAGAGCTTCGACCAGATCGACTCGGCCCCCGAGGAGAAGGCACGCGGCATCACCATCAACATCTATCACGCGGAGTACGAGACGGAGAACCGTCACTACGCCCACGTGGACTGTCCCGGCCACGCCGACTACATCAAAAACATGATCACCGGCGCGGCGCAGATGGACGGAGCCATCCTGGTGGTCTCGGCAGCGGATGGACCGATGCCGCAGACCCGCGAGCACATCCTGCTCGCCCGTCAGGTCGGCGTTCCCGCCATCGTCGTCTTCATGAATAAGGCGGACATGGTGGACGACCCAGAACTGCTGGACGTTGTGGAGATGGAGATCCGCGAGCTACTCTCGAAGTACGAGTTCGATGGGGACAACATCCCGATCATCCGCGGCAGCGGTCTTAAGGTCCTCGAGGCTCCAACTCTCAGCCCGGACGACCAGTGGGTCAAGGCCATCTTCGAACTGATGCAGGCCTGCGACAGCTACATTCCGGAGCCGCAGCGCGAGATTGACAAGCCGTTCCTGATGGCCGTAGAAGATGTGTTCACCATCACGGGCCGTGGAACGGTCGCTACGGGACGCGTCGAGCGCGGCTTGCTCAAGGCTGGAGAGGAAGTGGAGATTGTCGGATTGCGTGCCGGCAAGCCGTTGAAGACGGTCTGCACCGGCGTCGAAATGTTCCGCAAGACCCTGGACGAGGCTCGCGCAGGCGACAACGTCGGCCTCCTGCTCCGAGGTATTGACCGCAAGGACGTGTTGCGCGGCATGGTCATCGCGAAGCCTGGCTCGATCACTCCGCACACGAAGTTCGACGGCGAGGTCTACGTGTTGACCAAGGAAGAGGGCGGACGCCACACGCCGTTCGTTTCCGGATACCGGCCGCAGTTCTACTTCCGCACCACCGACGTCACGGGTACGTTGAACCTGCCCGCCGGTGTGGAGATGGTCATGCCCGGCGACAACATCACCATGACGGTGGAGTTGATCGAGCCTATCGCCATGGAGGCCGGGTCGCGCTTCGCTATTCGCGAGGGCGGCCGCACGGTCGGCGCCGGCCTGATTACGAAGATATACGAGTAGTGCCGATGGCGGCGGGGCAATCACCCCGCCGCCATCCACGAAGGGAATCGGATGCGTCGAGACAAGGTAAGAATCAAGCTGAAGGCGTACGACCACCGGGTGTTGGACCAGTCGGTGGAGAAGATCGCAGACACCGCGCGGAAGACCGGCGTGCGGGTCGCGGGTCCCATCCCGCTGCCCACCAACATCCGCAGGTTCTGCGTCATTCGAGGGCCGCATATCGATAAGGAATCGATGGAGCACTTCGAGATCCGTACGCACAAACGGTTGATAGACATTCTCGAACCGACAGCGAAAACGATCGACGCGTTGATGCGCTTGGACCTGCCTAGCGGCGTCGACATCGAGATCAAGAGCTAGTCGAAACATAAGCCTCGCAGCGAGACGGTCGGCGACCCGTCCTACCCACACGGGGAATGCCGCAGGGGACCGTCGGTAGCGATGAGGCGGAAAGGTTGGAACCCTATGCTTCCAGGTCTTCTGGGGCGAAAAGTGGGAATGACGCACGTGTTCGACACGGACGGCAAGATGATACCGGTGAGTGTTATCGAAGCCGGACCGTGCCTTGTCACCCAGGTGAAGAGCCCCGAGCGCGACGGCTACTCCGCCATCCAACTCGGTTTCGGTTCGATCCCCAAGAAGCGGGTGAGAAAGCCCCAGGCTGGGCACTTCCAGAAGGCGGGAGTCGAACCGACACGGTACCTGCGGGAGTTCCGCACAGAGGACATCACCGACGTTCAGGTCGGCCAGCGTGTCGGTGTCGAGATCTTCGAGCCGGGCGAGAAGGTCCAGGTCGCTGGAACGAGTAAGGGCCGAGGCTTCGCGGGCGTCGTCAAGCGATACGGTTTTCGCGGACAGACGGCCACGCACGGCTTCATGACGCACCGTAGGCCCTTGGCCGCGGGTGCCACGGGGCCGGCTCGCGTGTTCAAGGGGCACAAGAACCCCGGCCACATGGGCGCCGAGCGAGTGACACAGCTCGGCCTCAAAGTCGTGAGTGTAGACGTCGAGAGAAACCTGCTGTTGGTTAGCGGGTCCGTTCCCGGCGCAAACGGTGGTCTCCTGGAAGTGCACAAGGAGACGAGGAAGTAGCCATGCCATCGGTCAAGCTATACGACAACCAGGGAAAGGAAGCGGGTGAGCTGCAGCTTTCGGACAGCCTCTTCGGACTCCGAGAGACGCGAACGCGCACGATCGCCGGCGAGAGCGTGGAACTGTCCCGGGATCTGGTTGCCAACCTGCACCAGGCCGTTGTGGCCGAAGAGGCCAACCGCAGGCAGGGCACGCACAAGACGAAGGGCCGCAGCGAGGTCAGTGGCGGCGGGCGTAAGCCGTACCGTCAGAAGAAGACCGGTCGATCCCGCCAGGGCAGTATCCGTTCTCCTCTGTGGAAGGGTGGCGGTGTCGTCTTCGGACCGACGCCCCGCTCGTACCGACAGCGGATCAACCGCAAGGCGAGAAGGCTTGCCATCCAGTCCGCCCTCGGATACAAGATCGCTGAGGGAGCACTCGTCGCGGTGGACGGTGTTCGCTTCGAGCGAATCAAAACGAGAGACGCCGTGGACTTCCTCAAAGCTCATGGGTGCGAGGGTGTTCGGTCACTGGTTCTGCTACCCGAGCACGACGAGACGGCGCTGCGCTGCTTCCGGAACATTCCGAACGTCGATCTCCGCTATGTACCCGCAGTGTCGGCGCGCGACGTGATCGTGGCGCATCGGATCGTTGCGGACCGGGCCGCGCTGCAGAAGCTCGAGGAGTTGTGGTTGAAGTGAAGAGCCCATACGAGATCATCCTGCTGCCGCGAATCACCGAGCGCGCACTTCGGCTGGCCGAGATCGGCAAGTACACGTTCATCGTTGCCGAAGACGCGACGAAGCCTGACATCGCGCGGGCTATCGAGCAGCACTACGCAAAAAGCAAGGACAAGGTAAAGGTCGTGGCCGTGAACACTTCTCATGTTCGCGGTCGCATCAAGGGCCGCAGCCGTTTCCGAAACCCCGGCCATACCCCTAAGTGGAAGAAGGCCGTGGTCACGCTTGCACCAGGGCAGAGACTGCCCGACTTCGGAGTGTAATCATGCCAATACGAGAACACAAACCAACGTCGCCAGGCAGAAGGTTTCTGAAGTCCTCGACCAACGAGGAGATCACGAAGCAGAAGCCGGAGAAGACACTCACCGAGTACCGCAAGCGACAGGGTGGACGAAACAACTCCGGCCGCATCACGAGCCGGTTCCGCGGAGGCGGGAAGAAGCGTAGGTATCGTCTGATTGACTTCAAGCGGGACAAGTTCGAGATCCCCGGCAAGGTCGCGGCCATCGAGTACGACCCGAACCGCACGTGTCGCATCGCCCTGATCCACTACGCCGATGGGGAGAAGCGGTACATCCTCGCACCGGATGGCCTGGGGGTCGGGGCATCCATCGTGAGCTCTACCACCGCCGACATCCAACCCGGGAATGCGCTGCAGCTCAGGGACATCCCGCTCGGAACCCAGATCCACAACATCGAACTGACCCCTGGGAAGGGCGGTCAGATCGTTCGCTCCGCCGGGACCTCGGCCCAGGTGATGGCGAAGGAGGGCGATTACGTCACGCTCCGCCTTCCGTCCGGTGAGATGCGAAGAGTGAGGATGGAGTGTCGGGCGACCGTCGGTGTCGTCGGCAACGCCGAGCACGAGAACGAGGCGTACGGAAAAGCCGGCAGGGTGCGCGCGAAGGGACGCAAACCGCATGTCCGCGGCGTCGTGATGAGCCCACGAGACCATCCACACGGTGGTGGTGAGGCCAAGAGCCCTGTGGGACGCAAGAAGGGTCCTGTGGACCGTTGGGGCAACGCCGCCAAGGGCAAGATTACGCGCAGCAACAAGCGCACGGATAAGTTTATCGTCCGCCGGAGGAACCGCTGATGGCTAGGTCGGTAAAGAAGGGACCGTTCATAGACGGGCACCTTCAGAAGAAGATTGACGCGATGAACAGCGCGGGCGAGAAACGGATCATCAAGACTTGGTCGCGTCGCAGCACCGTGATGCCGGAGATGGTCGGGCACACGATAGCCGTACACGACGGTCGGAAGCACGTGCCCGTGTTTGTGACGGAGAACATGGTCGGCCACAAGTTGGGTGAGTTCGCCCCGACGCGCTTGTTCCGAGGCCACGCGGGTTCTGAGAAGACCCATAGGGTGCGATAGAGATGGAAGTTAGAGCGGTTGTCAAGTCGAGGAGAGTGCCGCCGAGGAAAGCTCGGCTCGTCGTGGACCAGGTCCGCGGCATGAGGGCTGTGAAGGCGGCGCAGTTGCTCCAGTTCGTGCCGAACAAGTCTGCGCACCTTGTTCGCAAACTCATCCGTTCGGCGGCTGCGAACGCCGTCGAGAACCATAGCATGAACGAAGAGGACCTGGTGATCACTCGGGCCTTCGTGGACGAGGGCGCCAGGCTCAAGCGCATTCAGGCACGCGCGATGGGTCGCGCGAACCGCATCCTCAAACGCACTTGCCACATTACGGTGGTGGTCGAGAGCATTCCCGAGGAGCCGCGACCGAAGCGTCAGGTGCGCAAGACAGAGCCGGGGCCGAAGCCCGGCAAGCCGGAGAAGGCGAAGGCAGAATCGGTCGTGGCCGAGCCCGCAGCTACCGTCTCGGAGCCGGAGTCGCAGGTGGCGGAAGAATCGGTCGTTGCCACTCCAAAGACAGAGGAGCCAGAAGCGGCAGGGCCGGTCACTGAAGAGGGCGTGGAGCCCGCCGAGGGCGAGGCAGAAGGGAAGCAGGAGTAGAGCTTTGGGTCAAAAGGTCAATCCAATTGGTTTCCGGCTGGGCGTCATCCGGACGTGGGACAGCAAGTGGTTCTTCAACAAGAAGGTTTACCCGGAGATGGTGTATGAGGATCACCTGATCCGCACAATGTTGAAGCGCCGCTGGGCGAATGCGAGCATCTCGCGCGTCGAGATCGAGCGCCCCGCTGATCTCGTGAAGGTGACGATCCATACCGCTCGGCCCGGCGCCGTCATCGGGCGTGGCGGGAAGGGCATCGAAGAGATCAACGCCGCCGTCGAGCGCACCGTGCACAAGCGGCACAAAGACGCACAGGTGTACATCAACGTTGCCGAGGTGCAGAAGCCGGAGATGGACGCCCAGCTCGTAGCGGAGGGCATTGCGAGCCAGATCGAGAAGCGCGTCTCGCACCGACGAGCCATGCGCCAGGCCGTGATGCGAGCAACTCGCCAAGGCGTGAGGGGGATTAAGGTGATCTGTGCGGGCCGTCTGGGTGGCTCGGAAATGGCCCGGCGCGAGATCGAGAAGGATGGCAAGGTGCCGCTGCACACCCTTCGGGCGGATGTGGACTACGGATACTGTGTCGCTCGGACGATCTATGGCGCGGTGGGTTGCCGCGTGTGGATCTACCGCGGCGAGGTGTTTCAGGAGAGGGCGCGGCGCCGGGACGACTTGCTGGACGCACCGGGTCACGGCTCGGGCGACCGAGAGCGGCGGCCTCGGCGGCCGCGCAGAACTATTGCGGAGCCGGCGGGAGAGTAAGCCATGTTGATGCCTAAGCGTGTAAAGCATCGCAAACAACACAGAGGCCGAATGACGGGTAAGGCCTCGGGTGGTAACAAGATTGACTTTGGTGAGTTTGGCCTGCAGGCCCTCCAGCCTTGCTGGCTGACCAACCGTCAGATCGAGGCTGCCCGTATCGCCATCACCCGCTACATCCGGCGCGGTGGAAAGGTGTGGATCCGGGTCTTCCCGGATAAGCCGTTTACCAAGAAGCCGGCGGAGACGCGCATGGGCTCCGGCAAGGGTTCGCCCGAGGGGTGGGTCGCCGTGGTCAAGCCCGGACGCATGCTGTTCGAGCTGCGCGGCGTCAGTGAGGAAGTGGCGAAGGAAGCCGTGAGAAGGGCCATTCACAAGCTGCCGATCCGGGCGCGCTTCGTCACCCGAAGGGACTTCGAGCATCTCTATACAGAGAAGGACCGCGCGGCGGATCTGCAGCAGCAAAATGCGTTCGAGGCCACACTGACATCAGGGGCGCTCGACGTCGTGGAACCCGAGGAGCCGGCCGTTAGCACCGAGGAAGCGACGCCCACAACGATGGAGGAGAGTGGCGATGAAGGGGCTTAGAAGCTCGGAGCTTCGCGAGAAGAGTACCGAAGACCTCGTGGAGGAGCTGGAGAAGGAGCGCGAGGCCGTGTACAACGTGCGACGCCAGATCATCTTCGGCCAGGTGAAGGACTTCAAGGCGATCTCCGTACACCGCAAGAACGTGGCCCGAATCATGACCCTGCTGTCACAGCGTCAGCGGGAGGGTAAGGAATGAGCGAGATGCTGGAGCGAGGAACCCGCAAGATTCGCGAGGGCACCGTCGTCAGCAACAAGATGCAGAAGACGGTCGTGGTGCAGGTCGAGCGCAGAGTCAAGCACCCGCTATACGGCAAGATCATCCGCCGTACGGGCCGGTTCAAGGCGCACGACGAGCAGGCGTGTGATGTGGGGGACTTCGTGGAGATCGTGGAGTGCCGGCCGCTGAGCAAGGAGAAGCGCTGGCGCGTGAGCAGGATTCTTGAGAAAGTGAAGTAGGCCGCGATGATACAGATCTACACGCGACTGAAAGTGGCAGACAACACGGGTGCGAGAACGCTGATGTGCATTCGCGTACTCAAGGGTTCGCAGCCACGTTACGGAACGGTCGGCGACGTGTTCGTCGGTACCGTGAAGAGTGCCACGCCGAACATGCCGGTCAAGAAAGGCGACGTCGTGAAGGCGGTCGTGGTTCGTACCAAGAAGGCGCTCCGGCGCCCAGACGGCTCCACGGTCCGCTTCGACGACAACGCATGCGTGCTGATTGACAACCAACGGGAGCCCCGAGGTACGCGCATTTTCGGACCGGTCGCGCGTGAACTGCGCGACAAGGCATACATGAAAATCGTGTCCTTGGCGCCTGAGGTGCTGTGATGGAGAAGAAGACGTCGGGTGCGAAAGCGCCCAAGTTGAAGATCAAGTCCGGTGACGAGGTAGAGGTTATTGCTGGCAAGGACAAGGGCCAGCGCGGCAAGGTCGTGGAGGTGTTGCGAGATCGAATGCGTGTGCGCATCGAGGGTCTGAACCTCGCGACGAAGCACGTGAAACCGCAGCGCAGCGCAGCGGGTACTCGGCCGGGCGATCGCATCTCCCGCGCGATGCCCATCCATATCTCGAACGTGAAGCTGGTAGACCCGCACAGCGGCAAAGCTACCCGTGTGGGGCGCAAGGAAGTGAACGGCAAGCTAGTGCGATACGCCAAGGTGTCCGGCGAGCTGATTGACGCCGACTAGGCGGCGGAGTGAACACAGAATGGCAAAAGCTAAAGAAGCGACAAAGGACAAGGGCAGTAAGGAGAGCGTCGAGACCGGAGTGATGGACAAGGTGCCGGTCTCGCGCAAGCGCACGCATTACCTCGAGAGCGTGGTGCCAGCGCTGCGCGAGCAATTCGGCTACACCTCCATCATGGCCGTGCCTCGCCTCGACAAGATCGTCGTGAACATGGGAGTCGGCAAGGGTGAAGAGGATTCCAAGCACCTCGAGAACTCGGTCCGAGACTTATCGCTCATCGTTGGCCAGAAGCCTATCATCACCCGAGCCAAGAAGGCGGTTTCGAACTTCAAGATCCGAGAAGGTCACAGAATCGGTTGTTGCGTCACGCTCCGAGGCGAGCGCATGTACCACTTTTTCGACAAGCTGGTGTCCATCGTACTACCCCGCTTGCGCGACTTCCGAGGCATATCCCCCAAGTCCTTCGATGGACGCGGCAACTTTGCCGTCGGTCTGAAGGAGCAGATCGTGTTCCCGGAGATCGCCTACGATACGTTCGACAGGATCCGAGGCATGGACATCATCATCTGCACCACCGCAAAGACAGACGAAGAGGCGCGCGTCTTCTTGCAAAAGATGGGCATGCCCTTCCGAGAGAACTAGGAGAGAACTGGATTCTTGAAACGGTTTAGCGCAGACAGGATACGGAACGTCGCAATTGTCGGCCATGGCGGCGCGGGCAAGACCACGCTTGCGGAGCACATGCTGTATGTGGCAGGAGTTGTGGACCGAATCGGTACGGTGGAGACCGAGAATACTGTCTCCGATTTCGACGCGCTGGAGCACAAGCGCAAGATCAGTCTGAACGCGAGTGTGCTACCGCTCGAGTGGCACGACCACAAGATCAACCTGATTGACGTTCCGGGGTACCCGGACTTTATCGGCGACCTTTTTGGCGTCGCCCGAGTCGTAGACGCCATGCTGATGGTCACGGAAGCCAAGGATCACGTGGACGTCGGCTTCGAGAACGCTTGGGAATTGGCAGAAGAGCTGTCCGTGCCCCGTATGATCTTCGTGAACAAGATGGAGCGGGACAACGCCGACTTTCCCGGTCTTCTGCGATACTTCGAGAACCTTTACGGCAAGCGGATCGTTCCCATCCAGATGCCCGTGGGTGCACAGCTCGAGTTCAAAGGCGTGGTGGATCTGTTTTCGATGAAGATGATCACCGGCGCGGACCGCGAAGCATCGGCCACCGACCTCAACCCCGAACTGGCCGCCGAAGCAGAGAAATGGCACGAAAAGCTGATGGACGGCGCCGCCGAAGCGGACGACGAACTGGCGATGAAGTACCTCGAGGGCGAGCCACTCACCCAAGAGGAGGTGATGAAGGGCCTGCTTCTCGGCGTAGAGGCCGGGAAGGTCGTTCCCCTCTGCATCGGTTCTGCTGCCCACGGCATCGGAGTCAGCACACTGATGGACCGGATCGTCGGCGTCTTGCCCTCGCCCGCGGATATGCCGCACAAGGCCGGTGACACGTTTCTCAAGCCGGATGACAACGCGCCGCTGGCAGCGCTCGTGTTCAAGACGACTGCCGACCCATACGTGGGCAAGATCAACTACTTCCGGGTCTTCAGTGGCACCTTCTCCTCGGACAGTCATGTGTGGAACGCTTCGCACGAGAAGGACGAGAGGGTAGGTCAGGTCTTTTTCCCGTTGGGCAAGAACCAGGTGTCCACTCCCGCCGTCTATGCCGGTGACATCGGCGCTGTGGCGAAGCTGCAGGAGACGAAGACGGGGGACACACTGACCGTCAAAGGTAGTGGCATCCTGTTCGAGGAGATCAAGTACCCCAACCCAATCTACACCATCGCCGTTCACGCCGCAACTAAGGCAGATGAAGACAAGTTGGGTCCGGCCCTTACTCGAATGGTGGACGAGGACCCGACCTTCCACATGACGCACGACCCAGACCTGGGACAGGTGTTGCTGTCTGGAATGGGTGACCTGCACCTGGACGTGGTCATCGAGCGTCTCAAGGCGAAGTTCGGGGTGAATGTCGAGGTCGAAGAAGCCAAGGTCCCGTACCGCGAGACGATCCGCACCAGCGCCAAGGCGCAGGGGAAGCACAAGAAGCAAACTGGTGGCCGTGGCCAGTATGGAGACTGCTGGCTGGAGCTATCGCCTCTCGATCGGGGCAGCGGCTTCGAGTTCATTGATAAGGTAGTCGGTGGCGCGATTCCGCGCAACTTCATCCCCGCGGTGGAGAAAGGCGTGCGGGAGGCCCTAGCCAAGGGCATTCAGGCTGGCTACCCGGTTGTAGATCTCAGTGCTACCGTCTACGATGGTTCGTATCACGACGTGGACTCGAGCGAGGCGGCGTTTAAGATGGCGGGGCAGCTCGCCTTCCGCAACGCGGCTGCTCAGGCGCAGCCCATCATCCTCGAGCCCATTCTTCAGGTCGACATCATCGTGCCGGAGGAGTTCGTTGGTGACATCAACGCGGACCTCAACGGTCGGCGTGGTCGGCTACTCGGCATGGAAGCGATTGGTGGAGGAAAGCAGCGCATTCGAGCCCATGTGCCCATGGGAGAGATGATGAAATACGCACTCGACCTGCGGTCCATAACGCGGGGCCGAGGCAAGTTTAGCACCGAGCTGGACCACTACGAGGAGCTGCCGGCGAACCTGACTCAGGAGCTGGTGAAGAAGTACGAGAAGGAGCGCGCGGAGGCCGAAGGCTAACCGCCCGTTTCGTGGGTGGTCCTGCCGCGCGACTGGAGGAACGATGCCAAAAACCTGTCTGATTGCGAAGGCGCAACGAAAACCGAAGTTCAAGGTGCGAGCCTATAAGCGCTGCAGCGTGTGTGGGCGCGCCAAGGGGTACTTCCGGTATTTCGGGCTGTGCCGAATCTGCCTGCGGGAGATGGCGCATAAGGGCGTCCTTCCGGGCGTGACGAAGGCGAGCTGGTAGGAGAACAGGATGCACAGCGACCCCATTAGCGACATGCTGACGCGGATACGAAACGGCGGCAACGCCAGAAAGCCCTTCGTGGACGTGCCCATCTCGAAGGTCAAGGTCGAGATCGCACGCCTGATGCAGGCCGAAGGTCTCATCAAGTCGTCTGAGGTGATCACGGAGGGTAAGTTCCCCGTGCTGCGGATACACCTCAAGTACGACTCGAAGAAGCGGCACGCGATTTCCCACATCCGACGCATCAGCAAGCCCGGCTTGCGTGTGTACGGTTCCGCTGACACCATCGTCCCCGTGCGCAGCGGACTCGGTATTCGCCTCATCTCTACGTCGCAGGGAATCCTGACCGACCGCGACGCTCGACGGCGGCACATCGGCGGTGAAGTGCTGTGCGAAGTGTGGTAAGGAGCTTGTTTCGATGTCCCGTGTAGGAAAACAACCGATACCGATCCCCTCGGGAGTGACCGTTACGATTGATGGTGGTCACGTCGCCGTGAAGGGACCTAAGGGCGAGCTGTCGTGCGACATCGAGCCGCGTCTCATCGTCCAGCAGGAGGATGGGACGCTCACGGTGGATCGCCCGAACAACGAAGCGTACATGCGGCAGCAGCACGGCCTCGCGCGCACGCTCATTGCCAACATGGTGACAGGCGTGACTGAAGGGTTCGTGAAGAAGCTGACCCTGGTGGGCGTCGGCTATCGGGCCAACTTGGAGGGAAACACTCTCACGCTGAGCCTCGGGTTCTCCCACCCCGTAGTGATCGAGCCGAGGCCGGGTGTCAGCTTCGCGGTGGAGCAAGCGGATCGGCAGCGGCAACAGGTGATCTCGGTCTCCGGGATCAACAAGCAGCAGGTCGGACAGCAGGCGGCGGATATTCGTCGCATTCGTCCGCCCGACTCCTACAAAGGTAAGGGCGTGCGATATCTTGGAGAGGAAGTCAAGACCAAGCCCGGTAAGCGCGGCGCGACCGGCAAGTAGTAGGTTGTAAAGCATGGCAGTTCGAAACGCGTATTTGCAAAGACTGAGACGGCACCGGAGAATCCGGAAGAAAGTGACGGGCACTCCGGAACGTCCGCGCTTGTGCGTGTATCGCAGTCTCAAGCACATTTCTGTCCAGCTCGTGGACGACGTCGGCCGGTGCACCATCGCCAGCGCGTCAAGCATGGAGAAGGACCTCCGGCAGAAGTATGGCGGCAACGTCGAGGCGGCCAAGGCGGTCGGCGCCCTCATCGGTGCGCGGGCCAAGGAGAAGGGCCTGACTAGTGTGGTGTTCGACCGCGGAGGCTACCGCTACGCCGGTCGAGTGAAGGCTTTGGCAGACGCGGCACGAGAAGCCGGGCTCAATTTCTAGGGAGCAAGTATGAGAAGAATCGAACGCAGGGATACGGCCGGAAGCGAGTTCGATGTCCGTGTGGTCCGCAACAACAAGGTCTTCAAGACTCACAAGGGAGGAAAGACCGCTAGCTGGTCGGTGCTCGTCGTGGTCGGAGACCATGCTGGCCGCGTCGGGGTCGGCTTGGGCAAGGCGCGCGGTGTGCCAGACGCCATCCGAAAGGGCGAGGAAGCAGCACGTCGAGCGATGGTCGAAGTTCCGATGATTGCCGGTACACTGCCCCACGACGTGCGCGCAAAGACCGGGGCAACTCTGGTCTGGCTGAAGCCTGCGTCACCCGGAACCGGCGTCGTTGCCGGCGGAGCGGTGCGTTCGATTTTGGAAGCCGCGGGCGTGCAGGATGTGCTCGCAAAGGTGTTCGGCTCTCGAAATGCCGTGAACTGTGCGTGGGCCACGGTCGCAGCACTTCAGCAGCTCAAGACACCGGAGGTCGTTGCGGAGTCCCGCGGGTTGCCGGTGCGAGAGCTAGTGCCTTGGATTCCGAAGCTACGTGGAGAGGCGGGAGCCGATGCTTAGGATCACTCTGAAGAAAAGCCCGATTGGGTATAGCATCAAACACAAGCGTACAGTGCGTGCGCTCGGACTGCGGGGGCTGAACGCCTCCGTGACCGTACCGGACAATGACGTGATGCGCGGGATGATCCGCAAGGTGCAGTTTCTGGTGGAAGTGTCCGTCGTGGACAACGGAGAGGAAGGCCGGAAGGATGCTTAGACATGACCTGCGCCCCGCCGAGGGCGCGAAGACCCCAAAGATACGCCGCGGGCGAGGTATTGCAGCAGGCAAAGGCAAGACCGCCGGTCGAGGCACCAAGGGCCAGAAGGCGCGTGAGCAGGTGTGGCAGGGCTTCGAGGGCGGTCAGACCCCCATGCACCGCCGCCTGCCGCAGAAAAAGGGTTTCCGCAACCCGAACCATAAGGAGTTCGCGGTCGTGAACCTGGACACGCTGAGCGAGCGCTTTCAGGAGGGAGAGACCGTGGACCCCGAGAGCCTGAAGGCCAAGGGCCTCGTCAGCA is a window of Fimbriimonadia bacterium DNA encoding:
- the rplF gene encoding 50S ribosomal protein L6 yields the protein MSRVGKQPIPIPSGVTVTIDGGHVAVKGPKGELSCDIEPRLIVQQEDGTLTVDRPNNEAYMRQQHGLARTLIANMVTGVTEGFVKKLTLVGVGYRANLEGNTLTLSLGFSHPVVIEPRPGVSFAVEQADRQRQQVISVSGINKQQVGQQAADIRRIRPPDSYKGKGVRYLGEEVKTKPGKRGATGK
- the rplR gene encoding 50S ribosomal protein L18, which produces MAVRNAYLQRLRRHRRIRKKVTGTPERPRLCVYRSLKHISVQLVDDVGRCTIASASSMEKDLRQKYGGNVEAAKAVGALIGARAKEKGLTSVVFDRGGYRYAGRVKALADAAREAGLNF
- the rpsE gene encoding 30S ribosomal protein S5 encodes the protein MRRIERRDTAGSEFDVRVVRNNKVFKTHKGGKTASWSVLVVVGDHAGRVGVGLGKARGVPDAIRKGEEAARRAMVEVPMIAGTLPHDVRAKTGATLVWLKPASPGTGVVAGGAVRSILEAAGVQDVLAKVFGSRNAVNCAWATVAALQQLKTPEVVAESRGLPVRELVPWIPKLRGEAGADA
- the rpmD gene encoding 50S ribosomal protein L30, which translates into the protein MLRITLKKSPIGYSIKHKRTVRALGLRGLNASVTVPDNDVMRGMIRKVQFLVEVSVVDNGEEGRKDA
- the rplO gene encoding 50S ribosomal protein L15, which produces MLRHDLRPAEGAKTPKIRRGRGIAAGKGKTAGRGTKGQKAREQVWQGFEGGQTPMHRRLPQKKGFRNPNHKEFAVVNLDTLSERFQEGETVDPESLKAKGLVSKPLDGIKILGRGEISKKLTVSAHYFSKTAEEKLRAGGCEVTKL